The genomic stretch GCGGAGATCCTTACCGCTCCCGTAGCTTGTACTTATCTTCATAATGATGCCTTCCCCTCAGATCACCATCTGTGGTTAGGGCCTATTGGCTATATGGGTTCTAAAGCCGCTATGAATACAGTAGCTGAGGCAGACGTAATCCTTGCCTTAGGAACCCGGCTTTCCGTCTTTGGCACCACCCCTCAATATGATATCAACTACTTCCCGGATAGTGCGAAGATTATTCAAGTAGATATCAACCCCCGCAATATCGCCAGAACCCATCCGGTTGAAGTTGGAATGATTGCCGATGCTAAAGAAGCGGCTAAAGAAATTCTCAAGGGTTTAGAGGCTAAAATCTCCAGTCCCCAAGTTAAGAAAGAATATCTAGCTGTCATCAAGGACCGTCAAGAAGCCTGGGATAAAGAAATTGTTGACCTAGCGATGGTGGATGGTGATCCTATCAATCCCCGCCGTGCACTTTTGGAAATCCAAAAAGTATTGCCAGAGAATGCTATCGTATCTACGGATATTGGAAATGTCTCCTCAACAGCCAATAGCTATCTGAGATTTAAAGGAGAGGGGATGCACATTGCAGCTCTGACCTTTGGAAATACAGGATTTGCTTATCCTGCAGCTTTAGGTGCCCAAATGGGTAACCCTGATGCCCCTGTGGCAGCTATCGTCGGGGACGGAGCTTGGGGAATGAGCCTTCATGAAGTGAGTACTGCTGTAGAACATAATCTGCCTGTAGTCGCCATCGTATTCCGGAATATGGCTTGGTGCGCGGAGAAAAAGAATCAAATTGACTTCTACAATAATCGTTTTATCGGGGCAGATATTCTCAATCCGGAAAGCTTTGTTCCGGTAGCTATCGCCATGGGTGCCGAAGGTATTCGCGTTACCAAACCAGAGGAAGTAGGACCGGCTTTGGAAAAAGCGTTGGCTTCACGGAAACCCACCGTGTTGGAAATCGTTTGCGACGGAACCCAGTTGGCACCACCTTTTAGAAAAGACGCTTTAAAAATGCCTACCCGTTTGTTACCTAAGTATCAGCACTTGGATGTAAGAAATTGGGGATTAGATGATTGATTTTTTTGGTTGCCTCGGTTTTTCTTAATTGATAATTTCCTGGATTATGAAAGCGATCATATAGCAGTAGGGGAGACCAAAGGTCTCCCCTACTGCTATATGATTTAAATTAATTTTTTTTGCCGAAATAATTCTCCGAAGGCAGCGCCGCCTAAGATCAACAGTGCTCCAACGATCTGCACAAAGCTTAGCTTCTCTCCTAGTAGAACTGCTGAAAAGGTCAGTGCCGAAAGGGGCTCCAAATAACCACAAATCGCTACGCTCTGTACGGGGAGAGTGCCGATAGAAGAGAAATAGAGATAACATCCGATTCCGGTGTTAACAATGCCTAGGATTAGAATGGGGATTAGGCTTTCCGATGTCATATGGAAGGTGAAGCCCTGCTTCAGTAAAATAAATATCCCTACCGTGATAAAGCTTATCATCAGCTGCCACATCGAATTGGCAATGCCAGTTATACTTGCCGCCTTTTTGTTAGAGATTACCATAATAGCGTACGTGACTGCTGCCAGTATACCGTAGATCAAGCCAAAGGAATTGCTTTCTCGGGATAATTGCCCGGTAACACAAAGCATACCGACGAGCACGGCGAGAAAGCCAAGGAGCTTGGTGCCCGTCATCTTTTCCTTGAAAAGAAGAGGGGAAAGAATCATGATAATCACCGGGCCGCAATAATAGGCAAGAGTAGCAATGCTAACCCCAATTCGTGCGTAGGCCTCGTAAAGAAACATCCAGCTTGCACCCATAGCCACCCCGGAGATAGTAAGATACAGAAGGTGCGACTTGTTAAGGAAAAACTGGGCCTTTTGTTTGGACAAGATAAAAACAAGTGCTAAGAAAAGGCTGCCGATCAGCGTTCTGGTAAAAACGATTTCATAGCTGCTTAAGGCAATATAACTGGCAATTATTCCGTTTGAACCAAATAAAAGTAGTGAGGCTATGTATTTCAAATAAGCCTTATTGATATTAATTGTATGAATTGCTCTTTCTGTTTGCATTATTTATACCATCCATACTAAATTCTCACTTCATCTAAATAAGGTGTCATCTGGAGGAAGAAACGTCTGATGTATCTTCCTTGTGACAGTAAAAAACCGAGGCATGGCCTCGGTTTTGCATAGATACGAGGGAGTATGACACGAGAAATTATAATTGAGATTCAATATTAAAGCTTCTTGATTAAAGCACTGACCGTATTGGCCTCCTTGCTTTCACCATAGAATTCGATTTGAAAGCCCTCAAATAGATAGCTCATCGTATAGATATCTGTGAATTCAGGGTCTTGGCTAAAACTATTGGGCATCCCCAGTTTGGCGCTAATCTCATCGAAGGTATCGGTTATTTTCACCCCTAAGATTTCCTGTTGGCCCTCTAAGAATATTTCTGAGGCGACATTCTCATTATTAAACAGGATGATAATATTTTCGAAAGCAATCTCGGTAGCAAAAGTATCCTTGGGAACTTCAGGATCGATGACCGGTACTTTTTTGGACTCCAGCTTCGTAATCTTCTCGACTTCGGTCAGAGGCTTGCCCAAGAGACTTAAGGTCGGATGATTTTCCGCATAGGCTTTAACTACCCCTTTTTTAGCCAGGTTAATGTCTGGGTAGGCGATCTCATTGACGATGTAAGTGCCCCAGGTCATTTGTTCCGGATCGTTGACTGACTTCATTTCAATATAGTAAATATCTTTGTTGATATAATTCTCGATTTTATAAGGATCTTTGACCTCAGCTTTATTAAAGAGATCAACTAGCAACTCCACCCCATCATAATAGACCTTGCCAGTTTTACTATGGACAAAATCAATCACCGGAGCTCCTCCGTTGACCATATGTTGAAAAGCGTAAATGGTATGTTCCCCCACTTTTGCTTCTCGCAAGAAAGCCACAGTATACTCAGTCTTTGTCAGCAGCTCTTGCGAAAGGACCCGCATAGCTTCTTCTTGGCTCAACGCCGAAGCAGAATGAGTGGGTGAAGTGCCGCCCACGGGAGAATCTACATCCTTGCTCCCCCCGCAACCGGTTACAAGCAGGGCTATGCTAATCAAAGTAGCTACGAGCATTTTCCTCATCTTTATCACCTTCCAGTTCATCGCTAAATAGTTCGACGAATTAGAATGAAATCCTTTATTATAAAAAAGACCCCAGCATGGGGGTCGGTTGACCTAATCTTTTTCTGTCGGCAGCTCCTCAATTGAATCAATCCGACCGACAGCGACTTGCTCTCCGTCCTTCATGGTGATGAAATACTCTTCTAGTAGTTGCTCTTCAAAGCTCTGATCAATCGCCTGAAGATCTTTTTCACTTAGATAGGCTTGGCCGAGGAAATGCTCGCCCGCTTCATCGCATGTATAAATCGCAAAAAGTGTTACCAATAAATTCATCCTTTCTTTCTCCCCACTAGAATTGCTAAGTCAATGGTGATTTCCAGGGAGTTCAAGTCCATGATCCTGTCGATTCGCTCCCCCTGGGCTCCCCAGGTCAAAGGGGTCATATGTACTAAATTCTCAATAAGAGGTTTTGCTAAGTTCCGAGTATAGTGAACAGGCACGATTTCAGTCAGTGCCAGATGATTTTCGAAGAGCTCGATGGTTTTGGCGTTAGAATACTCTTCACGATCGGTCTCTGCATAAAAAACAGCGCGCAATTCCTTGAGATAGTCCTTTTCCGGAATAACCTTCAGGACATAGCCGTCGGGGTGGAGAATTCGCTCAAACTCAGCATAGTTGGCAGGGGATAAGATGTTCAGAATCACTTCAAAAGCATGATCAACAAAGGGACATTGTGCAAGATCAGCCACACACCAAAAGCTATCTTTATAATCTCGGGCGGCCATTTGGATGCCCTCTTTGGATAAATCCATTCCCACACAGCAAGGAACCGTTCCTAAACAGTGGTGGAGTTTTTGTTGGATATTGGCTAAGTTAGAACCTTCGCCACACCCTGCATCCACGATATTTAAGGAGCGGTCAAAGCTCTTTGCCTCGGCACTAATCAACTCACAGAGCTTCGAGTTGAGAGGCTCAAAAAACCCACTTTGGGCCAGATTTTTTCT from Desulfitobacterium dichloroeliminans LMG P-21439 encodes the following:
- the xsc gene encoding sulfoacetaldehyde acetyltransferase, whose translation is MQKVRMTPSEAICETLLAEGVDHVTGIVGSAFMDLLDLFPTAGIKFVPVRHEQSAGHMEDAYTRVAGRAGVLIGQNGPGITNMVTSVAAANSAHTPMVIICPSAGTPTVGWDGFQEADTVQIFKAITKETIRVPHPSRAADCLRTAFRIAYAERGPVLYDIPRDYFYGEIDEQILEPHQYRVSQRGCGDLVSIAKSVELLASAKRPVIISGRGVVDTKSKDIVAKIAEILTAPVACTYLHNDAFPSDHHLWLGPIGYMGSKAAMNTVAEADVILALGTRLSVFGTTPQYDINYFPDSAKIIQVDINPRNIARTHPVEVGMIADAKEAAKEILKGLEAKISSPQVKKEYLAVIKDRQEAWDKEIVDLAMVDGDPINPRRALLEIQKVLPENAIVSTDIGNVSSTANSYLRFKGEGMHIAALTFGNTGFAYPAALGAQMGNPDAPVAAIVGDGAWGMSLHEVSTAVEHNLPVVAIVFRNMAWCAEKKNQIDFYNNRFIGADILNPESFVPVAIAMGAEGIRVTKPEEVGPALEKALASRKPTVLEIVCDGTQLAPPFRKDALKMPTRLLPKYQHLDVRNWGLDD
- a CDS encoding DMT family transporter, which encodes MQTERAIHTININKAYLKYIASLLLFGSNGIIASYIALSSYEIVFTRTLIGSLFLALVFILSKQKAQFFLNKSHLLYLTISGVAMGASWMFLYEAYARIGVSIATLAYYCGPVIIMILSPLLFKEKMTGTKLLGFLAVLVGMLCVTGQLSRESNSFGLIYGILAAVTYAIMVISNKKAASITGIANSMWQLMISFITVGIFILLKQGFTFHMTSESLIPILILGIVNTGIGCYLYFSSIGTLPVQSVAICGYLEPLSALTFSAVLLGEKLSFVQIVGALLILGGAAFGELFRQKKLI
- a CDS encoding putative RNA methyltransferase; this encodes MPRSIILSDALTGHFENLLRCPVCQHTLRLVDKKSLICAEKHCFDLAKQGYVNLLSHGIKSKYNKALFDARKNLAQSGFFEPLNSKLCELISAEAKSFDRSLNIVDAGCGEGSNLANIQQKLHHCLGTVPCCVGMDLSKEGIQMAARDYKDSFWCVADLAQCPFVDHAFEVILNILSPANYAEFERILHPDGYVLKVIPEKDYLKELRAVFYAETDREEYSNAKTIELFENHLALTEIVPVHYTRNLAKPLIENLVHMTPLTWGAQGERIDRIMDLNSLEITIDLAILVGRKKG